A genomic region of Papaver somniferum cultivar HN1 chromosome 7, ASM357369v1, whole genome shotgun sequence contains the following coding sequences:
- the LOC113296397 gene encoding uncharacterized protein LOC113296397: MQKPAGYGAVLSEKSPSKQTHLKVDGKLKLLNKRSLKTIQTEYGDVIDCVDIYQQPAFEHPSLKNHTIQMKPSFNPLTKSKNGTSTGAMSQSWRKSGSCPIGTIPILRIWKATSLENYGRKNPYITPSQMSTTTEETNDDRKPNYLYVNRSTAILMAEGNDYK; encoded by the exons ATGCAAAAGCCTGCAG GCTATGGAGCAGTACTAAGCGAAAAGTCACCATCAAAACAAACACATTTGAAGGTTGATGGAAAGTTAAAACTACTAAATAAGCGTTCACTTAAAACCATCCAAACTGAATATGGTGATGTTATCGACTGTGTCGATATATATCAACAACCTGCTTTTGAACATCCTTCTTTGAAGAATCACACTATTCAG ATGAAACCAAGCTTTAACCCGTTAACTAAGAGCAAAAACGGTACATCGACCGGAGCCATGTCTCAAAGTTGGCGGAAAAGTGGAAGTTGTCCAATAGGTACAATACCTATTCTTCGAATCTGGAAAGCTACCTCTCTTGAGAATTATGGAAGGAAAAATCCGTATATAACTCCTTCGCAAATGAGTACCACAACCGAAGAAACTAACGATGACCGGAAACCTAATTACCTTTACGTTAATCGCTCG ACGGCGATCCTAATGGCCGAAGGAAACGATTACAAATGA
- the LOC113296398 gene encoding uncharacterized protein LOC113296398 — protein MESVEAGWMVYPILYGDSSTRFFIHWTVDGSNRTGCFNLVCTGFVQTSNEVSVGTPFEHVSNKYHTQYDIPIFIYLDTSTNNWWLVLNHENVGYWPGELFLFLKTSADMVQFGGEVYSETIGQEREGVKHPTTEMGSGEQAKSGFMMAASIKEIRILDGSQIEQYPNPTEEYSDEPNIYSTYNVDYDKEDQIFYFGGGGL, from the exons ATGGAGAGTGTCGAAGCTGGATGGATG GTGTATCCCATTCTTTACGGGGATTCAAGTACACGATTCTTCATACATTGGACT GTTGATGGATCAAACCGAACAGGGTGCTTTAATCTCGTTTGTACTGGGTTTGTACAAACCAGCAATGAAGTTTCTGTTGGTACTCCATTCgagcatgtttctaataaataTCATACACAATACGATATACCAATTTTTATCTATCTG GATACATCCACAAACAACTGGTGGTTAGTGTTAAACCATGAAAATGTAGGGTATTGGCCAGGTGAATTATTCTTATTTTTAAAAACAAGTGCGGATATGGTTCAGTTTGGTGGTGAAGTTTATTCCGAGACCATCGGACAAGAAAGAGAAGGAGTGAAGCACCCAACAACAGAAATGGGGAGCGGAGAACAAGCAAAGAGTGGTTTTATGATGGCAGCTTCCATTAAAGAAATCCGAATCCTTGATGGATCTCAGATTGAACAGTATCCTAACCCGACTGAGGAATACTCTGATGAACCAAATATTTACAGTACTTATAATGTGGATTACGACAAAGAAgatcaaattttttattttggaGGGGGAGGTCTATGA